One genomic region from Flagellimonas oceani encodes:
- a CDS encoding Fur family transcriptional regulator codes for MKRRNTPTKQAILDVLLLNGKALSHDTIAEMVDIEINRATIYRILNQFCEDGLVHSIVAEDGKHYFAALKHCGSGELDHHHFHFRCTHCKTMVCLEQKVRFDLPEGYSVASANCVLTGTCMDCS; via the coding sequence ATGAAAAGAAGGAACACACCCACAAAACAGGCAATTTTAGATGTGTTGTTGCTGAACGGTAAGGCGCTGAGTCATGACACTATTGCGGAGATGGTCGATATAGAGATAAACAGGGCGACCATATATCGAATACTTAACCAATTTTGTGAAGATGGGCTGGTCCATAGTATTGTGGCAGAGGATGGTAAGCACTATTTTGCGGCCTTAAAGCATTGTGGTTCGGGTGAGTTGGACCACCATCATTTCCACTTTAGGTGCACTCATTGCAAGACTATGGTTTGCTTGGAACAGAAAGTGCGCTTTGATTTGCCCGAAGGTTACAGTGTAGCGAGCGCAAACTGTGTTTTAACGGGTACTTGTATGGATTGTTCATAG
- a CDS encoding PepSY domain-containing protein yields MVVNIWRYSHFALAATSCLFVLLAAISGIILAFEPIDAKLQPYKVEGMEQHKLSQTIDTLKNTYDEILEIKIDQNQFVSASVFSMDEELNGDFYIDPITGKKIGDLAPQKPFFSFVTNLHRSLFLKSLGRIFVGIGSFLLLLIVITGSILVIKRQQGIRHFFSKIIKDDFAQYWHVVLGRWSLVPIFIVAFTGVYLSLLRFEVIPSVQMQSSIDIENISGNGTAIPVSDFPIFQNTQLKDVRRLEFPFSSDVTDFYVLALQDKELRINQKTGEVVETLNYPFVNRLSDLSFDLHTGSGSIAWSIVLLIAALNILFLMYSGALISYNRLRSRIRNKYKANDAAYIILIGSENGSTKHFGNLLLKSLLKIGQSVYLDDLNHVQQYQSMKHLIVITSTYGDGDPPANATYFIKRASALLPEQKFTYSVVGLGSLAYENYCGFALKVESFLQGCQNADGLLDPFLIHNKSHTSFQKWSQKWGEQTGLHIKIPPEKIKKNRKLKKFKVLEKAVLNDGFDTTFTLQLKPKRSLTFESGDLLGVYPPAEPIKREYSIGKTDNGNILLSIKLHTQGVCSQYLHQLSKGDTLKAELEPNKDFHLPKNNRPVAMISNGTGIAPFLGMLGGTEDKYLFWGGKTKKSFDLYEPFLDEAKTTQGLKDFKAVFSREEGKMKYVQELVEKNGKLIIDLLEKGGTLMICGSVSMQTGVLLCLQELCEQNNKHLNDYQGHGQILMDCY; encoded by the coding sequence ATGGTGGTAAATATTTGGAGGTACAGCCATTTTGCCTTGGCGGCCACTTCTTGTCTTTTCGTGTTGTTGGCGGCAATAAGCGGTATAATTTTGGCATTTGAACCCATTGACGCCAAATTACAGCCCTATAAGGTCGAAGGGATGGAGCAGCATAAGCTTTCACAGACCATAGACACCCTAAAAAACACCTACGACGAGATTCTTGAGATAAAAATCGACCAAAACCAATTCGTGTCCGCCTCCGTTTTTAGTATGGATGAAGAATTGAACGGTGATTTTTACATAGATCCCATAACGGGCAAAAAAATAGGCGACCTTGCCCCGCAGAAACCCTTCTTTTCTTTTGTCACCAATTTGCACCGATCATTGTTCCTTAAATCCCTGGGGCGGATTTTTGTGGGAATTGGCTCCTTTTTGTTGCTCTTGATCGTTATCACCGGTTCAATTTTAGTAATAAAAAGGCAACAGGGAATTCGGCATTTTTTCTCCAAGATCATAAAGGACGATTTTGCACAGTACTGGCATGTAGTTTTGGGCAGATGGTCGCTCGTGCCCATCTTTATCGTTGCATTCACCGGGGTTTATCTTTCCTTGCTTCGGTTCGAGGTCATCCCCTCCGTCCAAATGCAATCATCCATAGACATTGAAAATATTTCGGGGAACGGCACTGCAATACCTGTGTCCGACTTCCCTATTTTTCAAAACACACAGCTTAAAGATGTTCGAAGGTTGGAATTTCCCTTCTCCAGTGATGTTACGGATTTCTATGTTTTGGCATTGCAGGACAAGGAGCTGCGCATCAACCAGAAAACGGGCGAGGTCGTGGAAACCTTGAACTACCCTTTCGTAAACCGGCTATCGGACCTAAGTTTTGACCTTCATACAGGTTCCGGCAGCATTGCATGGTCCATTGTACTGCTCATTGCGGCCCTGAACATATTGTTCCTTATGTATTCCGGGGCATTGATCTCTTACAACAGGCTAAGATCAAGGATAAGGAACAAGTACAAGGCCAATGATGCCGCATATATTATTCTGATAGGCTCCGAGAACGGCAGCACCAAACATTTTGGAAATCTCTTGCTCAAATCCCTCTTAAAGATAGGGCAATCCGTTTATCTGGACGACCTTAACCATGTACAGCAATACCAAAGCATGAAGCACCTCATCGTTATCACCTCCACCTATGGTGATGGCGACCCGCCTGCCAATGCAACATATTTTATAAAAAGGGCAAGTGCCCTGCTTCCGGAACAAAAGTTTACCTACTCCGTGGTGGGATTGGGATCATTGGCCTACGAAAATTACTGTGGTTTTGCCTTAAAAGTCGAATCCTTTTTACAGGGGTGCCAAAACGCGGACGGACTGTTAGATCCGTTTTTAATACATAACAAGTCGCATACATCGTTTCAAAAATGGTCCCAAAAATGGGGTGAACAAACCGGATTGCACATTAAAATACCCCCGGAGAAAATCAAGAAAAACCGAAAGCTCAAAAAATTCAAGGTTTTGGAAAAGGCCGTACTCAATGATGGTTTCGACACCACCTTTACCCTTCAACTGAAACCCAAGCGAAGCCTTACGTTCGAATCGGGGGACCTATTGGGCGTGTATCCTCCCGCCGAACCCATAAAACGTGAGTACTCCATTGGAAAAACCGATAATGGAAACATATTGTTGAGCATTAAACTGCACACCCAGGGTGTTTGCTCCCAATATCTGCACCAACTATCAAAAGGGGATACCCTAAAAGCAGAACTGGAACCCAACAAAGATTTTCACCTTCCAAAGAACAACAGGCCCGTGGCTATGATATCCAACGGTACCGGAATCGCCCCGTTCTTGGGAATGTTGGGCGGAACAGAAGACAAATACCTCTTTTGGGGCGGAAAGACCAAAAAATCATTTGACCTCTACGAACCCTTTTTGGATGAGGCCAAAACAACCCAGGGCTTAAAAGATTTCAAAGCGGTGTTCAGTCGGGAAGAAGGCAAAATGAAGTACGTCCAAGAATTGGTCGAAAAGAATGGGAAACTGATCATAGACCTACTGGAGAAAGGCGGAACGCTTATGATATGTGGTTCGGTCTCCATGCAGACCGGCGTCCTTTTATGCTTACAAGAACTTTGTGAGCAAAACAACAAACATTTGAACGACTACCAAGGACACGGTCAAATACTAATGGATTGCTATTGA
- a CDS encoding ribonucleotide-diphosphate reductase subunit beta has protein sequence MQITHITKRDFSTQEFDLHKITNAILKAMTAVEHGQITDAQTIADNVNKVLLERKSQDEQYLPTVEEVQDVVENELMDSEFHDAAKAYIIYRNKRAQMRESDIFEKRINLKPYEYPQLYEYVPAIRHSYWIHTEFNFTSDIQDFKSGLNEVERSAIKNTMLAISQIEVAVKSFWGDIYHRMPKPEIGSVGATFAESEVRHHDAYSHLLEILGLNREFENLKKKPVIMKRVQYLETALKNAKSENNKDYAESVLLFSLFIEHVSLFSQFLIIMAFNKHKNVLKGISNVVEATSKEEQIHGDFGIDIINIIKKEHPEWFDDEYKAMIQDICEKAFESESKIVDWIFEEGELDFLPKNLVNEFIKNRFNNSLESIGISKIFDVDQKLLEQTEWFDDEIIGTKHGDFFVKRSINYSKRTQSITSDDLF, from the coding sequence ATGCAGATTACTCATATAACTAAGAGGGATTTTAGTACGCAAGAATTTGATTTACACAAGATTACAAATGCAATCTTGAAGGCCATGACCGCTGTGGAGCATGGTCAGATCACCGATGCGCAGACCATTGCCGACAACGTGAACAAGGTGTTGTTGGAGAGAAAAAGTCAAGATGAACAATATTTGCCGACCGTAGAGGAAGTTCAAGATGTTGTGGAGAACGAACTTATGGACAGTGAGTTCCACGATGCGGCAAAAGCGTACATTATTTACAGGAACAAAAGGGCCCAAATGCGCGAGTCGGACATTTTTGAGAAGCGCATCAACCTAAAACCTTACGAGTATCCGCAATTGTATGAATATGTTCCGGCAATCCGTCATTCGTATTGGATCCATACCGAGTTTAACTTTACCAGTGATATCCAGGATTTTAAATCCGGATTGAACGAGGTGGAGCGCAGTGCCATCAAAAATACCATGCTTGCCATTTCTCAGATCGAGGTGGCGGTCAAATCTTTTTGGGGCGACATTTATCACAGAATGCCCAAACCGGAAATCGGTTCGGTAGGCGCCACCTTTGCCGAAAGCGAAGTGCGCCACCACGATGCGTATTCCCACCTTTTGGAGATTTTGGGATTGAACCGGGAGTTCGAGAACTTGAAGAAAAAGCCAGTGATCATGAAAAGGGTGCAGTATTTGGAGACGGCCCTCAAAAATGCTAAAAGTGAGAACAACAAGGACTATGCGGAGTCCGTATTGCTATTCTCCCTTTTTATCGAGCATGTTTCGCTGTTCTCGCAGTTTTTGATCATTATGGCGTTCAACAAGCACAAAAATGTACTGAAAGGAATTTCCAATGTTGTGGAAGCGACTTCCAAAGAGGAACAGATCCATGGCGATTTTGGAATCGATATCATTAATATCATCAAAAAGGAACATCCAGAATGGTTCGATGATGAATACAAGGCGATGATCCAGGATATCTGTGAGAAGGCATTTGAGTCAGAAAGTAAAATAGTGGATTGGATTTTTGAGGAAGGTGAATTGGACTTCTTGCCAAAGAACTTGGTGAACGAATTCATCAAAAACAGGTTCAACAACTCATTGGAGAGCATTGGCATCTCCAAAATATTCGATGTCGACCAAAAACTATTGGAACAGACCGAGTGGTTCGACGACGAGATCATTGGAACAAAACACGGAGACTTTTTTGTAAAAAGATCTATCAACTATAGCAAAAGAACACAAAGTATAACAAGCGACGACCTTTTTTAA
- a CDS encoding ribonucleoside-diphosphate reductase subunit alpha: MEKRTQTPITDLKQDNKTQELVNARKDTLSKLKNEEDKGFEWLNEYSRQFLASGYLTEGVSPEERIREIGDRAEEILQIPGYSDKFYGYMSEGFFSLASPVWSNFGKRRGLPISCFGSHIDDDMGNILYTQSEVGMMSKLGGGTSGYFGKIRHRGAPVKNNGQASGAVHIMQLFESMVDVVSQGSVRRGRFSPYLPIDHKDIMEFLEIGTEGNPIQQLTHGVTVTNQWMQEMIEGDVDKRTVWAKVLQRRGEMGYPYVFFSDNANDGAVDVYKDKNHRIHASNLCTEIMLPSNDDWSFVCVLSSINLLHYDKWKKTDAVETMVHFLDAVITEFIEKLEAYRDSSDRDDRQTFLFMERAYNFAKQNRALGLGALGWHSLLQSKRYAFNSQEAYNLNSEIFKEIKERSYKASEQLAERFGEPEVLKGYGRRNATLNAIAPTTSSAFILGQVSQGIEPIWSNCYVKDIAKIKTTIKNPFLMDLLEEKGQNTNEVWKSIRDMDGSVQHLDFLTEEEKAVFKTYSELDQLDIIYQAANRQNHIDQGQSVNIIVHPDMPTKDVNKIHVTAWKLGLKSLYYQHSMNAAQKFKQKKDCVSCEA; the protein is encoded by the coding sequence ATGGAGAAGAGAACACAAACCCCGATCACCGACCTAAAGCAAGACAACAAAACCCAAGAACTTGTAAATGCAAGAAAGGATACCTTGTCCAAACTTAAAAATGAAGAGGATAAAGGTTTTGAATGGTTGAACGAATATAGCCGACAATTTTTGGCGTCGGGATACCTTACCGAAGGGGTGAGCCCAGAGGAACGTATTCGAGAAATTGGCGATAGGGCAGAGGAGATTTTACAGATTCCGGGGTATTCGGACAAATTCTATGGTTATATGTCCGAGGGGTTTTTCTCTTTAGCTTCTCCGGTGTGGTCCAATTTTGGAAAAAGGCGCGGACTGCCCATCAGTTGCTTTGGTTCCCATATCGATGATGACATGGGGAACATTCTTTACACTCAATCGGAGGTAGGGATGATGTCGAAGCTTGGTGGTGGAACTTCCGGATACTTTGGTAAAATTAGGCACAGAGGAGCTCCTGTAAAGAATAACGGACAAGCTTCGGGAGCGGTACACATTATGCAGTTGTTCGAGTCCATGGTGGATGTAGTAAGCCAAGGTTCTGTTCGTCGCGGTCGTTTTTCTCCCTATTTGCCGATTGATCATAAAGACATTATGGAATTTTTGGAAATCGGTACGGAGGGAAACCCTATCCAACAGTTGACCCATGGCGTTACCGTGACCAACCAATGGATGCAGGAAATGATCGAGGGCGATGTTGATAAAAGGACCGTTTGGGCCAAAGTGTTGCAGCGTAGGGGAGAAATGGGCTATCCTTATGTGTTCTTCTCCGATAATGCCAATGATGGTGCCGTAGATGTTTATAAGGACAAGAATCACCGTATCCACGCAAGTAATCTTTGTACAGAGATTATGTTGCCATCCAACGATGATTGGTCGTTTGTATGTGTGCTTTCAAGTATTAACCTGTTGCATTATGATAAATGGAAGAAGACCGATGCTGTTGAGACCATGGTTCATTTCTTGGATGCGGTAATCACCGAGTTTATCGAAAAATTGGAGGCGTACAGGGATTCTTCCGACAGGGACGACAGACAAACGTTCCTGTTCATGGAAAGAGCATACAATTTCGCCAAACAAAACAGGGCTTTGGGCCTTGGTGCTTTGGGATGGCACTCCCTATTGCAGTCCAAGCGATATGCATTCAATAGCCAAGAAGCCTATAACTTGAACAGTGAAATATTCAAAGAAATCAAAGAACGTTCTTACAAGGCATCCGAGCAATTGGCAGAGCGTTTTGGCGAGCCGGAAGTGTTGAAGGGATACGGTAGACGCAACGCAACGTTGAACGCCATCGCTCCTACAACTTCCTCGGCATTCATTTTGGGTCAGGTGTCCCAAGGAATCGAGCCTATCTGGTCCAACTGTTATGTGAAGGATATTGCCAAGATCAAGACCACTATCAAGAATCCATTTTTAATGGACCTATTGGAAGAGAAGGGACAGAACACCAATGAAGTTTGGAAGAGCATTCGCGATATGGATGGTTCGGTACAGCATTTGGACTTTTTGACCGAAGAAGAGAAAGCTGTCTTCAAAACCTATTCGGAATTGGATCAGTTGGATATTATCTATCAAGCGGCCAACAGACAAAACCACATAGATCAAGGACAATCGGTGAATATCATCGTACACCCGGATATGCCGACTAAGGATGTGAATAAAATTCACGTAACCGCATGGAAACTGGGTCTTAAATCCCTGTACTATCAGCACAGCATGAACGCGGCACAGAAATTCAAACAAAAGAAGGATTGTGTGAGCTGTGAGGCATAA
- a CDS encoding DUF4625 domain-containing protein has product MKLKIKYSLILFATLFLASCSSSDDGSVDEEKPTISVNYTGGFPQACETLERGETYTFKAQVTDNLALAAYSLNIHHNFDHHTHDDQGAQCELEAVKQAVNPMIYIENFEIEDGTTSYEINISVTIPDDIDPGDYHCAYSVTDITGWQSRTSIDIKIL; this is encoded by the coding sequence ATGAAACTGAAAATAAAATATAGCCTGATCCTATTCGCCACGCTTTTTTTAGCAAGTTGCTCCAGTAGTGACGATGGCAGTGTAGACGAGGAAAAACCAACCATTAGCGTTAATTATACAGGTGGTTTTCCACAGGCTTGCGAAACCTTGGAAAGAGGCGAGACCTATACATTCAAGGCGCAGGTGACCGACAATTTGGCCTTGGCCGCCTATAGCTTGAACATTCACCATAATTTTGATCATCATACCCATGATGACCAAGGTGCCCAATGTGAGTTGGAAGCTGTTAAACAAGCTGTAAATCCAATGATCTATATAGAAAATTTCGAAATAGAGGATGGCACTACTTCGTATGAAATAAATATTTCGGTCACCATTCCAGATGACATTGACCCTGGTGACTATCACTGTGCCTACTCTGTTACCGATATTACCGGTTGGCAGAGCAGAACCTCTATTGACATTAAGATATTGTAA
- a CDS encoding DUF4625 domain-containing protein yields the protein MKTNFKSLAIIALGAFALHSCSSDDNGGDAIAAPEISNFEFGEGSDHSTEQVAYKGSDIHMEAEINAPGTVASIEVDIHGHDLEVGEGEVEWDFEQSFTDASYLVINPTFHEHVDIPSNIPSGEYHITLTVTDELGNSTEVEGHIEILDPITISGFEMDETVARGNDFHIEFMIEAVNGIHEISVDIHGHDLPVGEGEVEWDFEQTFSEGYHELSEAEFHEHIDVPATAPAGEYHAIFIIEDEDGNTLEYETHIDVTVPTL from the coding sequence ATGAAAACTAATTTTAAATCTTTAGCAATTATTGCATTGGGAGCATTTGCCCTACATTCTTGTAGCAGCGACGACAATGGCGGCGATGCCATAGCAGCTCCGGAAATTTCCAACTTTGAATTTGGAGAGGGAAGCGACCACTCCACAGAACAAGTGGCCTACAAAGGCTCCGACATACACATGGAAGCAGAGATCAATGCTCCCGGTACGGTGGCCAGTATTGAAGTTGACATCCATGGACACGACCTTGAAGTAGGTGAGGGAGAAGTGGAATGGGATTTTGAACAGAGCTTCACGGATGCCAGCTATTTAGTGATCAACCCAACCTTTCACGAACATGTTGACATCCCATCGAACATTCCTTCCGGGGAATACCACATCACTCTAACGGTAACGGACGAATTGGGCAACAGTACAGAGGTTGAAGGGCACATTGAAATTTTGGACCCGATTACCATTAGCGGTTTTGAAATGGATGAAACGGTAGCTAGAGGAAACGATTTTCACATTGAGTTTATGATCGAAGCCGTAAACGGAATCCATGAAATCTCGGTTGATATCCACGGACATGATTTGCCGGTAGGCGAAGGTGAAGTGGAGTGGGATTTTGAACAAACGTTCTCCGAAGGGTACCATGAATTGTCCGAAGCAGAATTCCATGAGCATATCGATGTTCCGGCAACGGCTCCCGCAGGTGAATACCACGCTATTTTTATTATTGAAGATGAAGATGGCAACACTTTGGAGTATGAAACACATATCGATGTAACCGTACCTACACTTTAA
- a CDS encoding TonB-dependent receptor, with translation MIKKLLITWLFTSLCIQVSAQAEHTIKGMVVDAKTSKPITGVNIIGKNLYAISTDSGAFTINNVPKGTYRFEITHIGYAEEHFTVEVQEDVENLVVRLKESITNLDGVELLGKTEKRKAQELSTITVGVDQEFLEKNRENSLMQTLKKIPGVSTITIGSGQSKPVIRGLGFNRVSVVQNGIKHEAQQWGNDHGLEIDQYGIDNIQIIKGPASLVYGSDAIAGVVDIQPSKVPLPNSFGGEVNLLGETNNDLFGVSAGVQGRKEKWFYRGRLTYRDYADYKVPTDRINYENYIFELHENNLRNTAGEEFNASFSLGFVTENIKSETFFSNVNAKNGFFANAHGLEVRSSSIDYDSSNRDVDLPYHSVNHFKVTNNTTFYLGPHTLELDLGYQNNQRDENSEPVPHGYMPTPPNSRERIFTKNTYSLNLKDTYSPNNGHDFVFGINTELQNNNIGGWGFLIPAYNRYSAGAFIYDHFKINENFHLQGGLRYDAGLMETKSHFDWFQTPINNPDGSTSYVYLQRSQNKSLEFGNLSGSLGLSYIHQNTTFKINLGKSFRMPLANELASDGVNYHMYRYERGNIDLDPEQSYQLDVDIDHSTSKFNIGISPFVNFFENFIYLNPTSSYYETLQIYEYTQSKVFRFGGEARAGVNVTTALRLDASAEYVYSRQTSGPKKDFTIPFSPPLSGLFSASYQFKDIAFMQSPQLTADLRITAAQNDIVPPEEVTDGYQALNISANTKIQLFGNGKPAQLRIKLNNVFNTEYYDHTSFYRLIDVPEPGRNLSISMTVPF, from the coding sequence ATGATCAAAAAATTGCTAATCACATGGCTGTTCACCAGTCTGTGTATTCAAGTATCCGCACAAGCAGAACATACAATAAAAGGTATGGTAGTAGATGCCAAAACTTCGAAACCCATAACAGGAGTAAACATAATCGGAAAAAATCTATATGCGATTTCTACGGATAGTGGCGCGTTCACCATAAACAATGTCCCCAAAGGGACATACCGCTTTGAAATTACACACATAGGTTATGCCGAAGAACATTTTACCGTGGAAGTCCAAGAGGATGTAGAGAACCTTGTTGTCAGGCTGAAGGAATCCATCACCAATTTAGATGGCGTAGAACTGCTCGGAAAAACTGAAAAACGGAAAGCACAAGAACTATCCACCATAACCGTTGGCGTGGACCAGGAATTCTTGGAAAAAAATCGGGAAAACAGTTTGATGCAGACCTTGAAAAAAATCCCAGGGGTAAGTACCATCACCATTGGGTCGGGGCAATCCAAACCTGTAATACGTGGTTTGGGCTTTAACAGGGTGAGCGTCGTACAGAACGGAATCAAGCACGAAGCTCAGCAATGGGGCAATGATCATGGCCTTGAAATAGACCAGTACGGTATAGACAACATACAGATCATAAAAGGTCCGGCCTCACTTGTTTATGGCTCGGACGCCATTGCAGGTGTTGTGGACATTCAACCCTCCAAAGTTCCATTGCCCAATTCCTTTGGCGGAGAGGTCAATCTACTGGGAGAGACCAACAACGATCTCTTTGGCGTCTCTGCCGGAGTGCAGGGGAGAAAGGAAAAGTGGTTTTACAGAGGACGTTTAACCTATAGGGACTACGCCGATTACAAGGTTCCTACGGACAGGATAAATTATGAGAACTACATTTTTGAGCTTCACGAAAACAACCTCAGAAACACAGCGGGCGAGGAATTCAATGCCAGTTTCAGCCTTGGCTTTGTCACGGAAAACATAAAATCCGAGACATTTTTCAGTAATGTAAACGCCAAAAATGGATTTTTTGCCAATGCGCATGGACTGGAAGTTAGGTCCTCTAGTATTGACTATGACAGTTCCAACAGGGATGTAGATCTTCCGTACCACAGTGTTAATCACTTTAAGGTCACCAACAATACTACTTTTTATTTGGGTCCACATACCTTGGAACTGGACCTGGGCTACCAAAACAACCAACGGGACGAAAATTCGGAGCCCGTGCCACACGGTTATATGCCCACACCTCCCAATAGCAGGGAACGGATTTTTACAAAAAACACGTACTCCCTCAATTTAAAGGATACTTACAGCCCAAATAATGGACACGATTTCGTATTTGGTATAAACACCGAGCTACAGAACAACAATATTGGAGGATGGGGTTTCCTGATCCCAGCATACAACAGATACTCCGCGGGCGCTTTTATTTACGATCATTTTAAGATAAACGAGAATTTCCACCTTCAAGGAGGGCTACGGTACGATGCAGGCCTTATGGAAACCAAGTCCCACTTTGATTGGTTCCAAACACCTATAAATAATCCCGATGGTTCGACATCTTATGTGTACTTGCAACGCTCACAGAACAAAAGTCTTGAATTTGGGAACTTGAGCGGTTCCTTGGGATTGAGCTATATCCATCAAAACACCACATTTAAAATAAATCTTGGCAAGAGCTTTAGAATGCCACTGGCCAACGAGCTTGCTTCGGACGGGGTAAACTACCATATGTACCGGTACGAAAGGGGAAATATCGATCTTGATCCAGAACAATCCTACCAATTGGATGTCGATATCGATCATTCCACATCAAAATTCAACATTGGAATCAGTCCATTCGTGAATTTCTTTGAGAATTTTATTTATCTAAACCCAACCTCCAGCTACTACGAGACCCTTCAAATTTATGAATATACCCAAAGCAAGGTGTTCCGGTTCGGTGGTGAGGCTCGTGCCGGGGTGAACGTAACAACGGCCCTGCGGTTGGATGCCTCTGCCGAGTATGTGTATTCCCGACAGACCAGCGGGCCCAAAAAGGATTTTACCATTCCCTTTTCGCCACCGCTTTCAGGGCTGTTCTCGGCCAGCTATCAATTTAAGGATATCGCATTTATGCAATCACCGCAGCTAACGGCCGACCTTAGGATAACAGCCGCCCAAAATGATATTGTCCCTCCCGAAGAGGTTACCGATGGATACCAAGCACTGAACATCTCGGCCAACACAAAAATCCAACTCTTTGGCAATGGAAAACCAGCGCAGTTGCGCATCAAACTAAACAACGTATTCAATACCGAATACTACGATCATACCAGTTTTTATAGGCTCATCGATGTTCCTGAACCTGGCAGGAATTTATCCATATCGATGACCGTACCCTTTTAA